GTGCGTATAGGAGTATGTAGTCCACAAGCGTTATTGCaatttgtcgcaatgcgcatgcatCGGATGTTAGCGCATGTGTATAAGTCAAATTAACTATAATTTACAAGGCTGTGCATTTGAATGCGTGTATGCTCGCGTATGTATAAAAAAACAGATATCgcatggcaatttgtacgtattttaagAGGTGCacaatttgtattaatttgtaaaaCCATTTTGCCTTGACCcttgtgacgttggggttagggtttcTGTATTGTTTAttatgataatcgtacgtttttgcacgGTTAATGTCGTAATAATTCATACAAGTttgccaactcgtaaaatatgtacaaattcttgtgagatcaggctgacttaaaggcggggtgcatgatctctgaaagccaatgttgatatttgaaatcacctaaacaaacacgcccctaccccaatagtaTCTGGACCTccatttgatagacccgcccatacgcaacacatacgcaacccaggaaacgatgtcggttagtagacacgccccttactgctgattgactACAAGTGTGtcaactcccttttccaaagtattttacaaaaatcatgcaccccatctttgaggcagcaaagcaaaacaaaaatttaaaatataaggcaaaggcaaaaaaaaagcgttttataaaaaaaaaattacacctCAGTGTACGGAAGAATACAGTACAGCCCAGCAAATAAAATTAATAGTATGGGATACAGATGTATCACATATGTTGACGTTTCAAATCCCTTGAAGTTTTAAACATCAGGGGTGATTTTTGACTTCTGGTGGTAGTTTTGCCTCAAGCCCTGGTTAATTTCTGATGCTTCTTTATGTTTGTAAATCTGGCTTACTTTACTCAACACCTTTATCTCCAACCACTGGCGATATCAAAAGACCAAAGAGTGAAAGATTCTTTGCCGATCTCTCCAGCTAAAAAATGATGGTGAGCACAGCTGTCAGGGGCCCTGGTGAAAGTGACTCCCGGTGAGCCCGGACTGAATATGATCGCAGCTTTATTGGACAGTGACAAATCTTCCTGTGCTAACATGAAAGAGTCGCTGCCTGTCCCCTGCGTGCTCTGCACAATGCTGACGCGCCAACCTGGCGACAGCTTGCGTCTCCCTCTCTCTGATTGATGGGTGAGCGTAGGCCTCGGGCTCCGAGCGGTCTGGCTGTCCCTCGTCTCATACATTAACCAGTCCCAGTACAGATGGTTTAGGCCGAAGCAGCATTTTATAGCGGCCTGAAATGATGCCCGTGTTTGTTAGCATATGCTAAAAGCATAAACAGGTTGCGAGCAATATTGTTATAATGGTGTCGGTCAGGATGAACACATATGGACTTGTTTTATATTCATATGTATTATAATGATCTCAGAATAAAGTGTGTGAGCAGATGTCATCTTGACCATTTTTAGGTCctcattatttcatttttaattattgtGTAGACTCCATAATGTATTTATGTACAGTCACtaggaatatatatatatatataatttgtttCACGCATATTTATATTATGTACAAGTAAAAGCTGTAATCTGTAACATGtaggttaaaaataaaaaaatcagttaCTGAACACACGTCAGACAAAATAGTCAGAATATGTACCGTTACTGCCCTTTTCAAAAATACAGCTTTGGACctaagagttcatattagtaccttaaaggtacatattggtaccaaatgtgtacatatctgtacataatggtacatattagcatctttttaaagggaacttctccagtgacagctggggtacatattttgggaatttttttacatgaataatcaatgttcaaactgtctTCTTACAATACCACGATTCAAGATGGTAAGttaataaaatgatttataatttaaagggatagttcacccaaaaatgaaaattctgtcatcatttactcatcctcatgttcttacaaacctgtatgaatttattttttctgatgaacacaaaaaaagatattttgagaaatgatggtaaacacacagcatatagtgtctattgacttccatagtaggaaaaaatatattggtggaATTTGGTGAACtatgatggactttaatgggtaccgtcaactgtttccatcatttatcaaaatattttcttaatcgGTTATCACTATActtctgaaatattttttttcctactatggaagtcaatggtcactttctaccgagcccctaaggtgacattggagtaaaaaaatctaaaatttagtttcatgtgctcacgtgaaaccttcatgtgcagaattttttttttaaagtttagtttcgcgtgggcacgtgaaactatcacgtaAGACATTTAATCAAGTAAgacatttaatgataaatttGTTGTTCTaatataaaagtaaaacaatgaGCAGAGATATTTTTTCATTATAATAAtagattttaatttaagaaaccGTGAGCTGTAACAAAACTATACATTTTCAGTTCTCATTTGgcaacaaaaaaatacaagcGTCTAGAGTATGTTCATACAGTGACTATTCAAAACCACTTTTAGGCAGCTATAGCGTTACAAAAGATACTTCATTACAAAAATAGCAGCAACTTGTTGAAAAAAATCTGTACAGGacatttacatgtatacatatttgACCCCCCCCTAGATGTTTTTCATTTATCAAGTTCATAATTTAACTTCGGCCTACTCCAGCCTGAATCATTTCCCCATGCAGAGGCTGTGAAGACTGGCCGTAGAGACGGGAAGAGGCTGGCAGAGGGAACACGGGCACGGCATGCCCGGGAAATGCCTGTAGCTGCTGGAGAGGTGAAGAGGGTCCTTCAGCAGTGTAGGGAGAGGTGGAGCAGGGAACCCCAAATAACCAGCAGTGGGTGGAGAGTGTGGGGCTTGAGCCACGGTCGGTGTGGAGGTGTGCTGGAGAGAAGCGGCCGAGGTCAGAGAGTGCAGGGACGGGGTAAGCGACAGTAGAGGCATCTGGGGTACAGGTGCACTCGAGGCTGGAGGTAAAACTCGTCTGGCTGCGTGTCTCTGGGCGTTTGCTCCGTACACATCACCAACCAGCTTCTTCATCTCATCCAAAGAGCTGGACAGCATGAGGATGTAGTTTCGGGCGAGTAAGAGGGTAGAGATTTTGGAAAGTTTGCGTACGGATGGACCCTGTGCGTAGGGCATCACCTCTCTGAGCCCGTCCATGGCCTGATTTAAGTCGTGCATTCGTTTGCGCTCACGGCTGTTGACTTTCAAACGCAAATCCTGCACGTCGTCTTTGGGGAGCTCTGCCCGTGCCCGGTTCTTTAAGCCAGACGCGGTGCTCTGCGCCCGTTCGGGACCCTTTTCGGCCATGAGCTGCGCTGATTCTCGGTCTCCACAGTACGCCTGGAACATCTTGTTGGAGAAGAAGGAGCCCACAGCGGAGTCCACGGCCAGGTCAGGGGAAGAAGATCGGCTGCATGTGGAAGCTGTGTCAGATTCCATCTTGTCCCAAAAGCAAAATCAGACACTTAAAAGCTTCTTGTGTTGGTTTAAAGCTTAAAGAAAAATCTGCTTGCGTTAAGTTTCAAATGCTGAAGTTTTCGGCCTAAATGCAATGTTGCTTTTATCCGCGTTGATCTGACAGTTCAGCTTGAAGGTCTGCAgtacgagtgtgtgtgtgtgtgtgaacatcAAGGGGGCTGTATTTATACCCCACAACACCACAAAGACACAATGAGACGCATAATGTGACATTAGGCGCTGAGCCAATGACAGAGGGGACACACTTTCACCCCCACACACCCCTCATCTGCCCCAAAAGCATTGTATACACCCCACctccacatacacacacatgtgcacACAGACATACAAAACTCCAAAAGCATTCAAACGTATGTGCAAAAGCAtgattaaatgaaaaaaaatcatgcaaaATGTGATTATCATACATAATTTGTCTTCATTTTAAAATCAGGATATTTTTTCaggttttgttttaaatcattaaTCGAATATACAATAAACAATGTGTCTAACCATTAACAGGTCAAACATTTTAGGTTACacaaactgtcaaaaaaatcacgCAACTTACATTTcagaaacaaataaaaaagtgagaaaaaaaagtctctctctctctctctctctctctctctctctctctctctctctgagttGTGTAAACCTGAATTAAACTTGAATTAAAGACAGTTTAGGGACACTTTAACTTGGCACTGGCAGTCTAAATTCCATAAGACACTATAGGGTTTGAAGAGCCTGTGAAATGCCCCCGTGGAGGGCAGGGGAGGGGCAGTTAGAGAGTTATTATCCAGCAGAACTGCACTGATTTTAGTGGAGTCATTAACATCTCTATTGCACACTTTAACACTTATCAAACCGTGTCAACACAAAACCACATCACTTCAAGACACATTATTATAAACGGGCCTGTCTACATTGAGAGTGCCTGATGCTGTGTGAAGGGtcaataattaaatttttataaaagtgtatttatttaatttaaaaataaagtaggATACTATTTAAGGTTTACAGTTGAAGATTGAGTTACACCAGAAATGATGTGCATTTCGTGGTGTGGTCACtaaatatgatttatttattattattttactcttttttcgtgtcattgagcgtaaatgtctttttcgtgtcactcagcacaaatttctgtaTATTGCTTTTTGTGTCCACAAGTACGActttttttcgtgtcattttatgtattggtttctcaatttttttcacCATTGTCGTTtggggttaaaacaactttctgttacatttcagacattctaacccaaaccccaactctatcTCCGACCCCAAGTGATAATAGTTTAATAATTGgagggaaaaaaagaaaaactattACATAAAATGACTGGGAAAAGAATGTCATGCTCAGGGCCACGAAAACATCGGAATGGTCCTGATGCTGATGCTTTCTGGTTGTAAATCCTGCAGAGATTTAAATTCTTGAAAAAATTGATAACTTTTCACAGTTAagaatttgttgttttgtatatgtattaACGCAGTAttacatttctttaaaatacGGTAACTTTTTATAGTTGTATTAGgtacaacatgatctcacggaaagtcctGTTATAGTCAGGAAAAATGTGAtcaatttattcgtgtccatggcacgaaattcagtttttttgtgccttgagcacaaatgtctttttcgtgtgtattgttttctactttttttctattttaaattattgtccCTTTGTATAATTTTTGGGTCTACACAACAGCATGTAACATAATTATGAATCCACAATACTACTGTTGTTGTCGCTTGCTCTCGAGTGTTCACGTACCACGCATCGCCGTGGACCATTCCAATATAGCAGACAACTTGCATATAATGGCACAAAGAAACAGCTGCTAATGAcgcatctatatatatatagatctATGGAATATACAGCCAAGACAGGTATCAACTTAAAAAGTTACTTcagttggtaacacctaaaaaattaagttgattcaactaagatttttcacctaaagtgaaactaaagtgaAATTTTCAGTTGAATAAACTTAAACCTTTAAGGTGTTTATTCAACTTTTTACAACATAAAACAgagtaaatgaagagtttggttccaaaacacgatcaacggcatttaaaaaaagtagttatcgccaaaatcagtattgtatcaggtcagtattaaaaaaagtaaatacttaattttacgcaaaatccgatatccttCGTCATCTTTTTTCCAAACCACGAcaaaacgccagtcctcctcctctgcagaatgcaataaatctgcttaaccaatcacagcgcaccattccacgcattgtaaacaataatgtcggagctttgaatacacacagaatcctagttttcctcatctactttgaaCTTCGTGATCAtcaacaaacaagcaaaaacaaaaaagtaatttttatggcattgataaacctgtggtggttttctgtggcggggaagaaacataaaccgttaatttacgtgagaggcacttgGGAGATGGAAAAATGCCGTCTGTTGcgtgttctcacacgacagcatcaagcttctgtcatgctaacacattgaccccgagggaatcttatgaaaaacgttccattattttactcgaagtcaacgaaaatcgagctggaccaaaacattttacagctgatcgctgtcaaaaaagttcagcgacaaaGTTCCaatgatgacagcagcaatgacagtgttattaatatgacaaagtaagtgttttgattaatgctattaatgtttattttttaatcagtgtataccactagttaactaaatgaatataacgtggcaaagataaatgcacatttatatattgatttaaaagatttatagcattttggaaaaaaagttctcagttttataataaatctttgaaaatcaaatcatggattttaatttttaatgttattataatctaaagatgctatgtgaaggtttgtaacagaaaatcttttcactttcttggtatagaaaacacgtttttacgcaaaatagtcaaaatggatttattgtatttttgaacCAAGTCTTGAAATATACTAATAGCAAATAAGTTTAATGTGCTCAGTGAGGAGCATGTTAAGGTTTAGTGTGTGCTAACATCTTTGCTAAAGATGCTCATggttcttttttttttgacattttttggaACATAGCTGTGAAAATCAATGGTTGGGTTATTGTTAATATGGACAACCCAACCGCTGGGTTAcaattaacctatgctgggatGTTTTGAGTCAAATAAGGTTTGGTTTGATCAAACTTTACCCAACAAAGTTgacacaacccagcatttttaaaagtgtattttcaTTTCTAAAACAAAAGTCTGCTTTACAATTGATGTTGCCACTTATGAAAAGAATGTacaatacataaatgtaaaaaaatatatatattttttacatatgtGGCATATGCTAGAGAGTGCAGTGTGGTAAAGCGTCCATCTGTGTTCGTGTGTGCTTATGAATACATGAGAGTGTTTAAGagattcattcaaattcatgtGTTTACTTTCTCCACAGGCCACACAGTAAGAAAACCCAAGAGAAGAGAATCTGAATGAATCCTTATGAATAGATGAAAGAGCATCTCTTCACTTCTCTACCTCTTTTATCTTTAATCTGTGTGTCTTTAACTTGGATTTAAAGTGTTTGACTTTCCTAAGCTGTTGTTAAGGACctgtgtatgcatgtgtgtgtgagttTGTGTGTATTGTAAGTGTTCAGGTAAGCAGAAAATGACAGTATTATCACAGTCGTGTGTGTGTAGTCTCATCAGATCAGTGAGGATTAAAGCTGagctcaaacacacacacacatattcagAGATCTTACGCTTTTGAAACTGAGAAATCCTCTCAATGGAGCTGATGGGCATTCATAGAGCATTAAGCTTAACATTTGGCTACAAATAAAGCAACAGTTATAATAAACTTTACAATTCTGGAAAGTTACTGTTACAACAGATTAGAAACCAATTGAGTCCAATTTAATAATGCAATTGGCACTGTTTTACCACATACATTTTACAGTTTAATGCTTATTCAGATGATTATAATGAAACCTTTATGATGTCAGAAGTTAAGAAATCATTAGTGTTGTATGAATAGTCTCAGACAAACTAAAAACATCATTAAGCctatacaaaaatacacttttaaaaaaagacatATTTTGGGAAATACCTACTAATATTATTTTCactaaaaaatatcaaaagcaTGTTAATGCTCAAatataaaataacttttattaaattaaatttcacatacactttaaaaattaaaaagttggatcaaccaAAAAGGTTGACttcaattgtttttttttttcaacttaaaatttcactttagtttcacttgaaaaatgttgaataaacacatttttttaggtgttaccaactgaagtaactttttaagttgaaccaacttttcactttttacagtgtattaggCTTCATATTATTCATAATGTATGCTTACAAATTTTTCTTAAAGAGTTATATAAGTATACTAgaattatatgttttttatgttacttaaacttaaaattttaagttaaacaattttaacttaattttataagttatgtcagcttttcacaagccaaaacttaaaatactaggttgaattgacttgcaaaacaaagttattttaaattcatgctgcatttttttacagaacaaGTGAATTGTAAATCTGGTAAACCTTTTTTTCTTaaccgtttcatcggacacacgtgcGGTGAAGCGATACGCGtctggtttcagttttttaatggtctgactagttgctacactgaaaaaaatgattcattgaatttaataaatttttttaaggtaagtggttgcaatcaatttatttaagctacatttaaacaaaagttttatattttactttacgttactaatcttttttgtttaaatgtagcttaaataaattgattgcaaccacttaccttaaaaaaatttattaaatgcaatgaatcatttttttcagtgtaaactGAACTCTtcaacaaatacctcgtcaaaaataacaaatgttttggtttcctaggttgtctatgtgttgtttattttgcttgttatataaataaactacgcttaaagtactttgttgttatttattcttagcggagttcaccggaagttacgtgttgaccacgaaagacacttgtttatgttgttactgctgaaaccgtctatatttgATCGTTAAAAACTTTAAATCCTAAAGTctatgtttaaatgtttgatATTGCTTTTGTATACCAAAAAATAATTGTGGCAAAATATTAAGTTCTTTCATTAgaaaacttacattttatttaaatatatatatatttttgaaatgaaACTTGGACTGAATAATGAAGAGAAAGCAGCCAGAGTCAAGGATAGATGAACATTTCTTCAACACTGTTTAAAAAGCATCTAAAGatgatataataaaatatggttttgatttattttgaatGCTTTTAGTCTCAACATAATTGCCGTAGATTGATGAGTTTACTGTTTTTctaaaatctgtaaaaaatgaaaataaaaaaaaagttcatCTGAAAAAGAGTGCATCTGATATGTTTTCTGGTTTATTAGATaataattgaaatgccttattttcacaaatgtcacttaagTCATTTCTTTAGGATTGAACAAATTTGGCAGCTCCAAAAATCTTCACTTCTAGAAAGTCTCCATTGATTGtcactgtcctttctgaataaagataaaaggttaaaaaaaaaatttggtcaATATCGTAATACTGTATATTCactactgtatattatttttatacctCCACGGGGTAAAAAACACTTGCACATTGACTTACACACGCCGTCGTTTAATTCATTGTCCGTGCATTTAGAGGACTCTGCTGAAAAATCAAAGTGgcgtttaatggattctgccaacaaactggtatttctgaatggcttgAGGCCGGAATTAAGCGGATTTAAAGTGAAAGTAATTGATGAACATATAAcacgtgccgagagcatttggtCATTATCATTATCTCAATTTTATAGAGGTGCCATTTAGCtcaacatatatgtatatatattacaACTAAAACTGACAAAATGCAATGTGCAAAATGGTTTAAAACCGAACAATGtacaaaagaaaaaagttagttgttttaaaacttgcatgtgtgtgtgtgtgtgtgtgtgtgtgtgtgtgtgtgtgtgtgtgtgtgtgtgtgtgtgtagctcGTGTTAGTGATTTATTAACTTTACCCACTTGAAACAATGACATTAACTAAACTACATCATGACAAGCACAGTGTGAACTGCCCCAAGCTTTTTATGACCGTTACTAACAAGCCCAATAACTTTCCCTAACAGAGAGAGGGGTTGGGGGGGTTCGGAGTAAAGTGTGCCAGCAGGCGTCTGTTATAAAAGCTTCATTCGTGCTGCTGCAACATCATAAATTACAGCCCAACTAGAAGAGAGAAAAGAAGAGAAAAGCGAGAATGATTTGCCAGAGGCCGAGAAAAGGCTGGGGGGGCTCTTTGATCATAGGATGATATTGTGTGCCtgaatctttaaaaaatgcaaagaaaTCACTTACTCCACTCAAGCCATGAAAATGCGCAGGAAAGAGAAATCACGACTGGGCTCAGTTTTATGTCTCCATTTTGAAAAGCAATAATATGAAATAAAGAGTAAACAAATTATCTTTTTGTGTCAAATAccttttcatttcaatttaatGTCACATTAGTCTCTGTTTCCAGTTTCTGAAAGGTCTCAAAGTGCTTCAACTTTTACCAGTCAACTAATCAAAAATCAGAGATCTCAATGTGAACTGTGATATTTATCCATGACTAAAttatttgattgcatttttaaataaatctgttCTTTCAACTGATCAGTGTCTATTTTTATTTCTCTATACAGGAACCAACAGGTTACTATAAATCCTTTAAAGTT
This Misgurnus anguillicaudatus chromosome 11, ASM2758022v2, whole genome shotgun sequence DNA region includes the following protein-coding sequences:
- the olig4 gene encoding oligodendrocyte transcription factor 4; amino-acid sequence: MESDTASTCSRSSSPDLAVDSAVGSFFSNKMFQAYCGDRESAQLMAEKGPERAQSTASGLKNRARAELPKDDVQDLRLKVNSRERKRMHDLNQAMDGLREVMPYAQGPSVRKLSKISTLLLARNYILMLSSSLDEMKKLVGDVYGANAQRHAARRVLPPASSAPVPQMPLLSLTPSLHSLTSAASLQHTSTPTVAQAPHSPPTAGYLGFPAPPLPTLLKDPLHLSSSYRHFPGMPCPCSLCQPLPVSTASLHSLCMGK